From the Bacteroidia bacterium genome, one window contains:
- a CDS encoding aryl-sulfate sulfotransferase, translating into MRTTSFTRITFLLLLYCAASLHGQTNTVGMLLHDTAKAFRGYTLFAPVRSNTTYLIDNDGKLLRSWKSAYFPGQAAMLLPDGSLLRAAAAESGHPFTAGGAAGRVERFDWSGTLTWSFDYFSDSYCTHHDVEVLPNGNILLIAWMKKSLSEAAAAGRNLSGATYTEVWSEKVIEVQPTGSNGGVIVWEWDIWDHLVQDYDSTKANYGIVSQHPELFDINFGDMKDDWLHINSVRYNALRDEIILSVHATHEVWVIDHSTTKAEAAGHTGGKRGKGGDLLYRWGNPQAYKMGNATDQKLFAQHDARWIDAGYPGAGNILIFNNGPRRPGGAYSSIEEIVPPLAPDGSYERATDSAFGPDRTAWTYKASPPASFFALNVSGATRLENGNTLICDGPDGVFFEVTAAGEIVWRYINPVSITGPMTQGDRPMRNTVFKINRYAPDYAGVAGRDLTPGGTIELYPTGVKGEAGYPSEVTLYQNYPNPFNPVTTMRFSIPQREHVVLTVSDVMGRVVQTLIDGVLEAGSYELPFNADGIMSGILLSRLRSGSATISKSMMLLK; encoded by the coding sequence TTGCGCACGACATCTTTCACACGAATCACCTTTCTGTTGTTGCTGTACTGCGCCGCGAGTCTGCACGGTCAGACCAATACTGTCGGGATGCTGCTGCATGACACAGCGAAGGCGTTTCGCGGATATACGCTGTTCGCTCCTGTCAGATCCAACACGACCTATCTGATCGACAACGACGGGAAATTGCTGCGCTCATGGAAAAGCGCTTATTTTCCGGGACAGGCCGCCATGTTGCTGCCAGACGGTTCACTGCTGCGGGCGGCAGCGGCCGAGTCGGGCCATCCGTTTACTGCGGGTGGCGCCGCGGGCCGCGTCGAGCGCTTCGACTGGAGCGGCACACTCACATGGAGTTTCGACTATTTCAGCGACAGTTACTGCACGCATCACGACGTGGAAGTGTTGCCCAACGGGAATATCCTGCTGATTGCCTGGATGAAGAAATCGCTGTCGGAAGCCGCCGCGGCGGGGAGAAATCTGAGCGGCGCCACGTACACGGAGGTCTGGTCGGAAAAAGTCATAGAAGTACAACCGACGGGCAGCAATGGCGGTGTCATCGTCTGGGAGTGGGATATATGGGATCACCTCGTGCAGGATTATGATTCGACAAAGGCGAATTACGGTATCGTATCTCAGCATCCCGAACTCTTCGATATCAATTTCGGCGATATGAAGGACGACTGGCTGCATATCAATTCCGTGCGATACAATGCGTTACGCGATGAGATCATTCTCAGTGTGCATGCGACACACGAGGTATGGGTTATCGATCACAGTACCACGAAAGCGGAAGCGGCGGGACACACGGGTGGAAAGCGTGGAAAGGGGGGGGACCTGCTCTATCGTTGGGGCAATCCGCAGGCCTACAAAATGGGGAATGCGACCGATCAGAAGCTTTTCGCGCAACACGATGCGCGCTGGATAGATGCGGGATATCCCGGCGCCGGAAACATCCTCATTTTCAACAATGGTCCGAGACGGCCCGGAGGCGCGTATTCATCCATCGAGGAGATCGTTCCGCCTCTGGCCCCCGATGGTTCCTACGAGCGCGCAACAGATTCCGCCTTCGGTCCCGACCGAACGGCGTGGACGTACAAGGCGTCACCGCCGGCCTCGTTCTTCGCTCTCAACGTTTCCGGTGCGACACGCCTGGAGAACGGGAACACCCTGATTTGCGACGGACCCGACGGCGTGTTTTTTGAAGTCACCGCCGCCGGCGAGATCGTCTGGAGGTATATCAATCCCGTGAGTATCACCGGTCCGATGACGCAGGGAGACAGACCGATGCGGAACACGGTGTTCAAAATAAATCGCTATGCGCCCGACTACGCCGGTGTTGCGGGGAGGGATCTCACACCTGGCGGAACGATAGAATTGTATCCGACCGGCGTCAAGGGCGAAGCCGGGTATCCTTCCGAGGTGACGCTTTATCAGAACTACCCCAACCCCTTCAATCCCGTCACGACGATGCGTTTTTCCATTCCGCAAAGGGAGCATGTTGTGTTGACTGTATCCGATGTGATGGGCAGGGTAGTGCAAACGCTGATCGATGGTGTGCTGGAAGCGGGTAGTTACGAGTTGCCTTTTAATGCGGATGGAATCATGAGTGGCATACTTCTCAGCCGACTGCGCAGCGGAAGTGCCACGATCAGCAAATCCATGATG
- a CDS encoding DUF86 domain-containing protein, which produces MLNKDRIRIRHMLDATEKALGFSDTIRRQDLQSDEMRALAIIRLLEIIGEAASKVSEETRTAHPDIPWREMSGTRNRLIHAYEEVDLDIVWQILSTDLPPLRNALHHLLRGHDAQTPLFEGEGS; this is translated from the coding sequence ATGCTGAATAAGGACCGCATTCGCATCCGCCACATGCTTGACGCGACGGAGAAAGCGCTGGGATTTAGCGACACGATACGTCGTCAGGACCTCCAGTCCGATGAAATGCGTGCCCTCGCGATTATACGACTTCTCGAAATCATCGGTGAAGCCGCGTCGAAAGTCAGCGAAGAAACGAGAACTGCGCATCCTGATATACCGTGGAGGGAAATGAGTGGTACGCGGAACAGGTTGATTCATGCCTATGAGGAAGTAGACCTGGATATCGTGTGGCAGATTCTTTCGACGGATTTACCGCCACTTCGGAACGCACTCCATCATCTGTTACGCGGTCACGACGCACAAACTCCGCTCTTCGAGGGTGAGGGGTCGTGA
- a CDS encoding nucleotidyltransferase family protein, whose protein sequence is MTEHLSSIPIEALTALCGRYHVKKLSLFGSILGQHFTDSSDIDVLVEFHEGHVPGFAFITMQDELEELLHRRVDLHTPNSLSKYFREEVMQHARVLYAE, encoded by the coding sequence ATGACGGAACATCTCTCATCGATCCCTATCGAAGCGCTCACCGCCCTCTGTGGCCGATACCATGTGAAGAAGTTATCACTCTTCGGATCAATTCTGGGACAACATTTTACCGATTCGAGTGACATCGACGTTCTTGTGGAATTCCATGAAGGGCACGTTCCCGGGTTCGCATTTATCACAATGCAGGACGAGTTGGAGGAGTTACTGCATCGCCGCGTCGATCTTCATACACCGAACAGTTTGAGCAAATACTTCAGAGAGGAAGTCATGCAACACGCCCGGGTTCTCTATGCTGAATAA
- a CDS encoding DEAD/DEAH box helicase, translating to MSFQSLGLSEPLLRAVQTAGYETPSEIQALAIPPVLSGSDVLGRAKTGSGKTAAFVLPILDRLTQSAPLSRFHGRARRGKVRALVLAPTRELAQQINESTRKYGRFLQLRSDAHFGGVSIEPQIDRLRNGMDLLAATPGRLLDHLNRGSVDLSACEVLIVDEADRMFDMGFITDVKRIIAHIPKERQTLLFSATINDEVRKLAAIIMKDPVKIEVGIERSPVESVRQQFLAVEKDQKFGLLSDLLGQKELESVLVFSRTKHGADKISKRLGNEGVGSAVLHANRSQSQRNKALDDFKRGRVRVLIATDIAARGIDVQGISHVINFDTPTYAEDYIHRIGRTGRAEATGDAITFVSRDERIMLKRIESFTGLRFHLETSDGQVLPDRTYQARQASGQSASRNGGQGRPDSRRSEESRDNRGRNGNQRFGGPRSERGERDTYRGRGGSEQTAPAPQRANGGAPRHGQTARPLESEGRPFRTHTERPGQGPRPQPRHERTDARDKGAPRRLRDNGANGLPANGERREHREATVARPEAPRKRVASNIPEWALPVAKKPRNRNNTAPKPDGANNWSTEYNASFRGGSARKNGFAPKHSSGHSDNKTSYGKRK from the coding sequence ATGAGTTTTCAATCTCTCGGTCTCTCCGAGCCGTTGCTGCGCGCAGTGCAGACGGCCGGCTATGAGACACCCTCGGAAATCCAGGCTCTGGCCATCCCTCCCGTTCTTTCCGGCTCCGATGTGCTCGGACGCGCAAAGACGGGCTCGGGAAAAACCGCCGCCTTCGTTCTCCCCATTCTCGATCGGCTCACACAAAGCGCGCCATTGAGCAGATTTCATGGCCGCGCCCGCCGCGGCAAGGTCCGCGCACTGGTGCTCGCGCCTACGCGTGAGCTCGCGCAACAGATCAACGAGTCAACCCGGAAATACGGCCGCTTCCTGCAACTCCGCAGCGACGCGCATTTCGGCGGCGTGTCCATCGAACCGCAGATAGATCGTCTGCGGAACGGCATGGATCTGCTCGCCGCCACGCCCGGTCGACTTCTCGACCACCTGAATCGCGGCAGCGTGGATCTCAGCGCCTGCGAAGTGCTCATCGTGGACGAAGCTGACCGCATGTTCGACATGGGCTTCATCACCGACGTCAAGCGCATCATCGCGCATATCCCGAAAGAGCGTCAGACGCTGCTCTTCAGCGCAACCATCAACGACGAGGTGCGCAAGCTCGCCGCCATCATCATGAAGGATCCTGTCAAAATCGAGGTCGGCATCGAACGCAGCCCCGTCGAATCCGTCCGTCAGCAATTTCTGGCGGTGGAAAAAGACCAGAAATTCGGTTTGCTCTCCGATCTTCTCGGACAGAAGGAACTGGAAAGCGTCCTCGTATTTTCCCGCACCAAACACGGTGCCGATAAAATCAGCAAACGTCTCGGAAACGAAGGCGTCGGTTCGGCGGTCCTCCACGCCAACCGCTCGCAAAGCCAGCGAAACAAGGCGCTCGATGATTTCAAGCGCGGACGTGTCCGCGTGCTCATCGCCACCGACATCGCCGCGCGCGGCATCGATGTACAGGGCATCTCGCATGTCATCAATTTCGATACGCCGACCTATGCCGAGGATTACATTCACCGTATTGGTCGAACCGGCCGCGCGGAAGCCACCGGCGACGCCATCACCTTTGTCTCGCGCGATGAGCGGATCATGCTCAAGCGCATCGAGTCTTTTACCGGACTCCGCTTCCACCTTGAAACGTCTGATGGTCAGGTCCTCCCGGATCGCACGTATCAGGCGCGGCAGGCCAGCGGTCAGAGCGCATCGCGCAATGGCGGACAGGGCAGGCCCGACAGTCGCAGGAGCGAGGAATCTCGCGACAACCGCGGCAGAAATGGGAATCAACGCTTCGGTGGTCCTCGCAGCGAACGCGGCGAGCGCGACACGTATCGCGGCCGAGGCGGTTCGGAACAAACCGCTCCGGCACCACAGCGTGCCAACGGCGGAGCGCCGCGTCACGGACAGACAGCCCGACCCCTGGAGAGCGAAGGGCGCCCCTTCCGTACGCATACCGAACGTCCCGGGCAGGGTCCCCGTCCGCAACCGCGTCACGAGCGGACAGATGCGCGTGACAAAGGCGCACCGCGCCGCTTGAGGGATAACGGAGCAAACGGACTCCCCGCGAACGGCGAACGTCGCGAGCACCGCGAAGCGACAGTCGCCCGACCCGAAGCCCCGCGCAAACGCGTGGCCTCGAACATCCCCGAATGGGCGCTGCCCGTTGCGAAAAAGCCACGCAACCGCAACAACACGGCACCGAAGCCCGACGGCGCGAACAACTGGTCAACGGAATACAACGCGTCGTTCCGTGGCGGTTCCGCAAGAAAAAATGGGTTTGCGCCGAAGCATTCCTCCGGGCACTCCGACAACAAAACCTCCTACGGTAAGCGGAAATAG
- a CDS encoding histidine kinase, with the protein MAIAASSYDDEVTRLISQFGEDYRARQRRQLDFKDLMRVRVNNILLVSSLYDYYTLVEDGQLTEAIFNEYSELNLHYAPHITRVSSGEAALQLLETREFDIVISMLRLGDMDLASFCSALKHRHPELPVFLLSFQSAEFELFMNTADMRIFDNVFVWSGDRTLFLAIIKLFEDIRNAPVDCLDFGVRAVLLVEDSPWFYSSYLPLIYAELIRQTQGLIEEGRNFADKLLRQRARPKILLARNYEEATALLRRYGKGILGIISDLSFTRGGETDPEAGLMFAAEARLLNEELPILIQSSSTEYRLRIEHEGLAFVDKNSRILLQELSEFMTQNFGFGDFVFREPDGTELSRARTIRDLREKLRYIPAASLEFHARRDHFSNWLCARTRFELADRIKPVKVSQFTSIEELRAYLISVITEHLVQDQKGVIQDFSRSDYDSESRFLRIGSGSLGGKGRGLAFTDNLLRKYLDRDFFPDMSISIPRTIVLGTDVFTQFVEQNDLLELALLNVSDGEILRAFLHADLPPTVLGDLRAILDKARFPLAVRSSSLLEDAMYQPFAGIYATVMIPNSSSDPSVRFHNLTQAVKFVYASTYFRAARNYIEATSNRIEEERMAVVIQEIAGDRCGRYFYPHISGVARSFNYYPFGKAKQKDGVVNLALGLGKTIVDGGTSLQFSPAYPTVYPQFGTTRDLFHNSQLKFYALDLESDIVRKYPREDQNLVVLGLDEAEKHGTLEHLASTYSGQDDRLYEGIGRQGPRVLTFAPILKSGIIPLNEVVRLLVGMCETAVNCPVEIEFAVRLGRKAAAPAEFSFLQLRPMVKQEGSVNVNMSAVPQESVLFRSEQALGNGLTHVRHIVYVKPETFSAMKTRMMVKEISAINQRLLAERTPYLLIGPGRWGSSDPSLGIPVGFSDISSARAIAETSLPDMIIDPSQGSHFFQNLTSFRIAYFTLRHYNEQHSIDWDWLESLPVQEETTYCKHVLAPEDVEILVNGQSGEGVVLKQRLLQNGSNTSG; encoded by the coding sequence ATGGCCATTGCCGCTAGCAGCTACGACGATGAAGTCACCAGACTGATCAGCCAGTTCGGCGAGGATTATCGCGCGCGTCAACGGCGCCAGCTGGACTTCAAGGATCTGATGCGGGTGCGGGTGAACAATATCCTGCTCGTGTCGAGTCTGTACGATTACTACACGCTCGTGGAAGACGGTCAGTTGACAGAGGCCATTTTCAACGAGTACTCCGAGCTGAACCTTCACTACGCGCCGCATATCACGCGGGTGAGTTCGGGTGAGGCGGCACTGCAGCTTCTGGAAACGCGGGAATTCGACATCGTCATCAGCATGCTGCGTCTGGGCGATATGGACCTGGCGTCCTTTTGTTCCGCGCTCAAGCATCGTCATCCCGAGCTGCCGGTGTTTCTTCTGTCCTTTCAATCGGCGGAGTTCGAGCTGTTCATGAACACCGCCGATATGCGCATTTTCGACAACGTCTTCGTCTGGTCCGGTGATCGCACGTTGTTTCTCGCCATAATCAAGCTCTTCGAGGATATTCGCAACGCGCCGGTGGACTGCCTCGATTTCGGTGTGCGCGCGGTGTTGCTTGTCGAGGATTCCCCCTGGTTTTATTCATCCTATCTCCCGCTGATTTACGCGGAGCTGATCCGTCAGACGCAGGGTTTGATCGAAGAGGGGAGAAACTTCGCGGACAAATTGCTGCGGCAGCGCGCCCGTCCGAAAATTCTGCTCGCGCGAAACTATGAGGAAGCCACCGCGCTGCTCCGGCGGTACGGCAAAGGCATACTGGGCATTATTTCCGATCTGTCCTTCACCCGGGGCGGCGAGACCGATCCCGAAGCGGGTCTGATGTTCGCCGCCGAGGCACGCCTGCTCAATGAGGAACTCCCCATTCTGATCCAGTCTTCGAGCACGGAATACCGGCTGCGTATCGAACACGAAGGGCTGGCGTTCGTGGACAAGAATTCCCGCATTCTGTTGCAGGAGCTCAGCGAATTCATGACGCAGAACTTCGGTTTCGGGGATTTCGTGTTTCGCGAGCCCGATGGCACCGAGCTGTCCCGCGCGCGAACGATTCGCGACCTGCGCGAAAAGCTTCGCTACATCCCCGCCGCGTCTCTGGAATTCCATGCGCGGCGCGATCACTTCAGCAACTGGCTCTGTGCGCGTACCCGCTTCGAGCTGGCGGACCGCATCAAGCCGGTGAAGGTAAGCCAGTTCACGAGTATCGAAGAACTGCGCGCCTATCTGATCTCCGTCATCACCGAGCACCTCGTGCAGGATCAGAAAGGGGTGATACAGGATTTCAGCCGCAGCGACTACGACAGCGAGAGCCGCTTTTTGCGCATCGGCTCGGGTTCACTCGGCGGCAAGGGACGCGGCCTGGCGTTCACGGATAATCTGCTCCGGAAATATCTGGATCGGGATTTCTTCCCGGACATGAGCATCTCCATACCGCGCACCATCGTACTCGGCACGGACGTTTTCACGCAATTTGTCGAGCAAAACGATTTGCTCGAACTCGCCCTGCTGAACGTCTCCGACGGCGAAATACTCCGCGCCTTTCTACACGCTGATCTGCCGCCGACCGTGCTCGGCGACCTGCGCGCCATTCTGGACAAAGCGCGCTTTCCTCTGGCCGTACGTTCCTCGTCGCTGCTCGAAGACGCCATGTATCAGCCCTTCGCCGGCATTTACGCCACGGTGATGATACCGAACAGCAGCAGCGATCCGTCGGTGCGTTTCCACAACCTGACGCAAGCGGTGAAATTTGTGTATGCGTCCACGTATTTCCGCGCCGCGCGGAATTACATCGAAGCCACATCCAACCGCATCGAAGAGGAGCGTATGGCGGTGGTGATACAGGAAATCGCCGGGGACCGCTGCGGACGCTATTTCTATCCGCATATTTCCGGTGTGGCGCGCTCCTTCAACTACTATCCCTTCGGCAAGGCGAAACAGAAAGATGGCGTCGTGAATCTCGCGCTGGGCCTCGGAAAGACCATCGTTGATGGCGGTACGAGCCTGCAGTTCAGTCCCGCCTATCCGACGGTGTATCCGCAGTTCGGGACCACGCGCGATCTGTTTCACAATTCGCAGCTGAAATTCTACGCGCTGGATCTGGAATCCGATATCGTCCGGAAATATCCGCGCGAGGATCAGAATCTGGTCGTCCTCGGCCTTGATGAGGCGGAGAAGCACGGCACGCTGGAGCATCTCGCCTCCACGTATTCCGGACAGGATGATCGTCTGTACGAAGGCATCGGCCGCCAGGGACCGCGCGTGCTGACCTTCGCACCCATTCTCAAATCCGGCATCATTCCGTTGAATGAGGTGGTTCGACTTCTGGTGGGAATGTGCGAGACCGCGGTGAATTGTCCCGTCGAGATCGAATTCGCCGTACGGCTTGGACGGAAGGCGGCCGCTCCGGCGGAGTTCAGCTTTCTGCAGCTCCGGCCCATGGTCAAGCAGGAGGGGAGCGTGAACGTGAATATGAGCGCCGTCCCGCAGGAGTCCGTCCTCTTCCGCAGCGAGCAGGCGTTGGGCAACGGCCTGACCCATGTGCGGCATATCGTCTACGTCAAACCCGAGACCTTCAGCGCCATGAAAACGCGCATGATGGTCAAGGAAATCAGCGCCATCAATCAGCGCCTGCTTGCCGAGCGTACACCGTATCTGCTGATCGGACCGGGCCGTTGGGGTAGCTCCGATCCGTCGCTCGGCATCCCGGTGGGTTTTTCCGACATCTCCTCCGCGCGTGCCATCGCCGAGACCTCTCTCCCGGACATGATCATTGATCCGTCGCAGGGATCGCATTTTTTTCAGAATCTCACGTCGTTCCGCATTGCGTATTTCACGCTGCGGCATTACAACGAGCAGCACAGCATTGACTGGGACTGGCTGGAGTCGTTGCCGGTGCAGGAGGAAACGACGTATTGCAAGCATGTTCTCGCGCCGGAGGATGTGGAAATTCTCGTGAACGGACAATCCGGTGAGGGAGTGGTGTTGAAGCAGCGGCTGTTGCAGAACGGAAGCAATACCTCTGGATAG
- a CDS encoding Glu/Leu/Phe/Val dehydrogenase, whose translation MSGDSFNPYKMAQQQFDSFAERLGLDDGTRSLLRVPDREFHFNIPIRMDDGSCKVFRGFRIQHNDARGPCKGGVRFHPQETADTVRALSMWMTWKTAVVDIPLGGGKGGVVCDPHNLSQREQEALCRGWVRQVAKFIGPDIDIPAPDVMTSSQHMLWMLDEYETLVGHRSPGAITGKPVGLGGSLGRAESTGYGVIYTVREALQELGLNIADATASVQGFGNVAQYAIELLNYYGGKTICVSSWNQKEQTAVAFRKKDGVDLKVLRTLTNSYGEISKEKALDAGYEVLPGDAWIEQDVDVLIPAALENQINRDTVKSISPSVKIIAEGANGPTTPVADPVIREKGIWLIPDFLANAGGVTCSYFEQVQSNMNYYWTRDEVISKLDAKMTDAYFAVSGMAHRRGIPMRDAAYMIAIARVAEACRMRGWV comes from the coding sequence ATGAGCGGAGATTCGTTCAATCCCTACAAAATGGCGCAACAGCAGTTCGATTCCTTTGCGGAACGGCTCGGGCTGGATGACGGAACGCGCTCGTTGTTGCGCGTACCAGACCGCGAATTTCATTTCAACATCCCCATCCGTATGGATGACGGCAGCTGCAAGGTGTTCCGCGGCTTCCGTATTCAGCACAATGATGCGCGGGGGCCATGCAAAGGCGGTGTCCGCTTCCATCCGCAGGAAACCGCCGACACCGTCCGGGCACTGTCCATGTGGATGACGTGGAAAACAGCCGTCGTGGATATTCCACTCGGCGGAGGGAAGGGCGGCGTGGTCTGCGATCCGCACAATCTTTCGCAGCGGGAGCAGGAAGCGCTCTGCAGGGGCTGGGTGCGGCAGGTGGCGAAATTCATCGGCCCGGACATCGACATCCCCGCGCCCGATGTGATGACCTCGTCGCAGCACATGCTCTGGATGCTCGATGAGTACGAAACGCTCGTGGGCCATCGCAGCCCCGGCGCCATTACGGGCAAGCCCGTAGGTCTCGGCGGTTCGCTGGGGCGCGCCGAATCCACCGGCTACGGTGTAATATACACCGTACGCGAAGCGCTGCAGGAACTGGGCTTGAACATCGCCGACGCCACGGCGTCGGTACAGGGCTTCGGCAACGTGGCCCAGTATGCCATAGAGCTGCTCAACTATTACGGCGGGAAAACCATCTGCGTCTCGAGCTGGAATCAGAAGGAGCAAACCGCCGTCGCCTTCCGGAAAAAAGACGGCGTCGACCTGAAAGTGCTGCGCACACTCACGAACTCCTACGGAGAGATCAGCAAGGAGAAGGCCCTGGACGCCGGCTATGAGGTGCTGCCGGGCGACGCGTGGATAGAACAGGACGTGGATGTGCTGATTCCCGCCGCGCTCGAGAATCAAATCAATCGCGATACGGTCAAATCCATTTCTCCCTCCGTTAAAATCATCGCCGAGGGGGCGAATGGGCCCACCACGCCCGTGGCTGATCCCGTCATACGCGAGAAAGGCATCTGGCTTATCCCGGATTTCCTCGCGAACGCCGGCGGCGTTACCTGCAGCTACTTCGAGCAGGTGCAGAGCAACATGAATTACTACTGGACACGCGACGAGGTGATCAGTAAACTGGACGCGAAAATGACCGACGCCTATTTCGCCGTATCGGGTATGGCGCATCGTCGGGGCATTCCCATGCGCGACGCCGCCTACATGATCGCCATCGCCCGCGTGGCCGAAGCCTGCAGAATGCGTGGCTGGGTGTAG
- a CDS encoding DMT family transporter, translating to MQISAQSIRSNGWKAITGLREGGGLQDAILATFLWSTVASAFKLTLGYTKVGPMLLTASATSLVVLFLVLVRQRKLWRLRHLWSLRDYGKSAVLGALNPFLYYLLMFSSYDLLPAQFAQPINYIWPVFLILLSAVFLGQKILRMDYIKISMSFVGVVVISLGGGAAALAELHIGGLLCAVASAAIWAGYWILNMREERDRIVRLFVNFAFGSAFILIYLLLTDGLTLPQGRGLLGSMYIGLFEMGITYVIWFRALTSGESSARIGNVVYLVPFLSLILISGIVGERIYPSTFVGLLLIMSGLFLGSLHRFSWLPVGGSHMLRMTRRVFRQVV from the coding sequence ATGCAGATATCTGCGCAGAGCATACGAAGCAACGGCTGGAAAGCAATCACGGGACTCCGCGAAGGCGGCGGCCTGCAGGACGCGATACTCGCCACCTTTCTGTGGTCCACGGTCGCGTCGGCGTTCAAACTGACGCTCGGGTATACGAAGGTGGGTCCCATGTTGCTCACCGCCTCGGCCACCTCGCTCGTCGTCCTGTTTCTGGTCCTTGTCCGCCAGCGGAAGTTGTGGAGACTGCGGCATCTTTGGTCCTTGCGGGATTATGGTAAGTCCGCCGTGCTGGGCGCCCTGAATCCCTTTCTCTACTATCTGCTGATGTTCTCCTCCTATGATTTGCTGCCTGCGCAGTTCGCGCAGCCGATTAATTATATATGGCCCGTTTTTCTGATACTGCTCTCGGCGGTGTTCCTCGGCCAGAAAATCCTGCGTATGGATTATATAAAAATCAGTATGAGCTTTGTGGGTGTCGTCGTGATTTCGCTTGGTGGCGGTGCCGCCGCGCTGGCGGAGTTGCATATCGGCGGACTGCTCTGCGCCGTGGCAAGCGCGGCGATCTGGGCGGGCTATTGGATACTGAACATGCGGGAAGAACGAGACCGCATCGTCCGTCTGTTCGTCAACTTTGCCTTCGGCTCCGCGTTTATTTTGATCTACCTGCTGCTCACCGATGGTCTGACTCTGCCGCAGGGACGCGGTCTGCTGGGGTCGATGTATATCGGCTTGTTCGAAATGGGAATAACCTATGTGATCTGGTTCCGTGCGCTGACCTCGGGCGAGTCGTCGGCGCGAATCGGGAATGTTGTGTATCTGGTGCCGTTTCTTTCGCTGATACTGATAAGCGGCATCGTTGGCGAACGCATATACCCCTCGACATTCGTGGGTCTGCTGCTGATCATGTCAGGATTGTTTCTGGGCTCGCTGCATCGCTTCAGTTGGTTGCCGGTGGGGGGAAGCCACATGCTCCGTATGACGAGGAGAGTGTTCCGGCAGGTGGTGTGA